TTTCCAACTCAAAATAATGCCGCGGATGGTTATGTGGGTACAGCTCCATCCCGATCCTTTCCTGCCAACGGATTTGGATTGTACAACATGTCAGGTAATGTATGGGAATGGTGCGCTGACAACTATGTTACGGATCATGAGAAGTCTATACTTGCTAAGACTGTTATTACTTCCAATGAAGTTCGCAAGGTGTTAAAAGGCGGTTCATATCTGTGCCACCGTTCCTATTGCAATCGGTACAGAGTGGCAGCACGGATTCCCAATACGCTGGACACATCCACCGGACATATCGGTTTTAGATGTGCATCTGATGTATTATCAGTATAGCGTGCTATGGATATGACGATATGAATACGATTATTTATATGAAAGGAATACAAGCGACTCATGTGAGTCGCTTTTTTCCTTTTACTGATCCGAAAGGATAATTCCGTTATTTAACGAATACAACAGAGAAGTCAGCGAATTCAAAATCACAGACAAAGGGTGTGCCACATGACGAATCTATTCGAACATTGTTCAGGTCAAACATTATCTGCCAACCTCGGATGGCTGAACGAGCCAGCAGATTGGTCCATTGAAGACGGCAAAGTAACGATAACTGTTTCGCCGATCAGCGACTTTTTTATTGATCCGGCAGGTGAGCCGGTGAAAGCTTCAGCACCATTTTTACATACGATAGTCAAGGGAGATTTCAGCATCGTCACTCAAGTACAGGTGGACATGAAAGAACAGTATGACTCAGGCTGCCTGATGGTGAGGGTGGACGATACGAATTGGGCTAAAGTCTGCTTTGAGTATTTTGAAGAACAGCCGTCTATTCTTAGTGTTGTTACTCGAGGTAACTCGGATGATTGTGTATCAGCACCTGTAGAGGTTAACAAGCCTTATTTACGTGTAGCCCGGGCAGGCAACAGCTTTGCTTTCCATTATTCTCAGGATGGAGAGAAGTGGAAGTTGGTTCGTTATTTCGGACTCGACTGCCCGGAAGAGATCAAAGTTGGCATTGTGGCCCAATCCCCCATTGGGCAAGGGACCACGGTTACTTTTACAGACGTACAGCTTCACCATGGAGTGACCGGAAGTGTACGCCGAGTAGAATAAAAAACGATCAGAACGTTGTTCTGTCATTTATTTCACTCGAATTAACAATCCGAACAGGCCGAGTACAGCGAAGGCCAGAAATGCCGTTGTATTGGAGAACACTTCAATTGTGTAACCTGCCATGGATGAACCAAGGAATTGCCCAGCACCCAGCGCGAGAAAGGCAAGACTAATTCCGATGGACACATTTGGACTGAATAGTCTGGTTGCCCAAACGATAAATACACTGGTCAGGAAAATATACGTGCTGCCAAATATGATCGCAGAGATGAGACTGGCAGTCATGGATGGAAGCAGGATTACCCCCAGTGAGATAGCCAATAAAAGTATACCTATCCGGTAGGACCACCCAATCTCAATACGTTCAATAATGCGTCCAGCGCATCCGCCGAGTATCCCCATAACCCCCATCACAATCCAGAACAACACGGCTTCCGAATCGGAGGCCCCTTTCTCGTCCGTGAGGAAGTTTCGAGCAAAGGTCCAGTAGATTGCTGAACTAACACCTGTTAACAGACAAGCCATCAGAAGAGCAGACCCGGGTCTGGTTGGTTTCATACATGTCCAGAGTGACTTGGTACAAGGCAGTGTCTTGGTTGCCGGAATGACACGTCTGTTCCACAACAGAACGACAACACCGATCACAGCAAACAGGATGTAGGTTAGACGCCAGTAATCCGTGAACAGCCAGTAGAGTGGACCGGATATAACAATTCCGAAGCTGGTCCCTGTATTAATCCAGCTATTGCCTCTGGCTTGCAGATCCGGTGCAAGTTCGGCATTAACCGTGTTACCGAGTGCCGGAGAGGCCCAGCCTGTACTCAAACCAGCTAGAAATACACTAAATGCAAGAACCCATGCATTCTGAGACAGGGCGATCCCGGTTAATCCGAGCACTGCACTGATCCCTGCCAATTGAATGACATAATGATGTCCCTTGCGATTAATCAACAGTGGTGCAGTTAGAAGGGACAGACAGTAGGCAATATACGTTCCTGAGTTAATCGCGCCAGAGGCTGCATCATTCAATTGTAAGGCTTCCGAAATTTCCGGCATAAACAATCCATAACTGAATCGCCCGAATGCATAACATACAGCGATAAGTGCAATGCCTGGGAAGATAATTTTTTTCATTAAATCCACCGCCTTTTAGATAGAACGATCATTATATTTATTGTGAAATAAAAAAGTGAGTTGAACTACTAACTCACCCGGAATAGCATTATTTGAAACTGGTTTGCGTCATATGGATCAATTCGCGGCAGACGTCATTTACATTTTCTGTCTCAGCAAGTGCCGTGGAACCCTCCAGCAGCAGGGAGAATCGCAACAGATCTCGATCACTTGCAGCAGGCGCCAATGTTTGGATTAATGTTCTCATATGTCTTTTATGCGCATTTACTGTCTGGACGATGATATGGTCTACATGACCTCCGAATTCTTCCTTGGCGCGTAAGAACAAGCATCCCCTTGATTCATGTTCTTTTAGCCAAGTTGCATGTCCTTCAGCCAGATTGAGAAACATAGGTTGCTCTTTATTGTTTGCATATTGCCGGAGCTGTTCCAAATAACGCTGTTCGCGTCGCAGGAGAACCTGGACGATGAGATCATCCTTGGATTCAAAGTGGTTATATAACGTCATGATGGCGATCCCGGCCTCTGTGATAATTCGCTTTAAGCCAATGGAATGGAAGCCATGAAGGTAGAACAGTTCTTCAGCCACGTTCAAAAGCATTTCTTTTTTGCTGCTCATAATCACTGATACTCTCCCTTCAAAATAAGATAGAACGATCATTATACTAGTAGGCTATAGTAAATCGTTTGCATTGTCAAATTTTGTGAGAGGGTGTTACATGAACTACGTCGTTGCACATTAACCGGACAAATGAAAGCACAGCATGACAGGTTTTTGGGTTGTTTATCCGTTATATTAGACATCAAGGAGTGATTATTACATGAACTGGATCAACGCATTACAGGTCGCTATTCAATATATGGAAGACCACTTGCTCGAAAATATGACGATGGAGCAGATTGCAGCGCAGGCCAATATCTCTCCTTTTCATTTTCAACGTACCTTTGCCTTATTAACTGATGTTACTGTAGCCGAGTACATAAGACGAAGACGATTGACACTGGCGGCACATGAACTTCTGCAAAGTGATCACAAAATTATTGATCTGGCGTTTAAATATGGTTTCGACACACCGGAATCTTTCTCTAAAGCCTTTCGTAGACAACATGGGATCGCACCCAGTGAGGCTCGCAAAAATAGTAGCTCTGTCCAATCGTATAATCGTCTGGTTATTCAAGTAAGTCTAAAAGGAGCAGAACCGATGAAATATAAAATCGTTGAACATCCCGAATTTACATTGGTCGGAGTAAAGCAGACTTTCTCATATGCAGATGGAGAACATCTGCAAGGGATCGGGAAAATGTGGCAGGAAGCGTGGGCGAGCGGTACAGAGGATCGTTTGTTTGAACTGAACAATGGGGATATTCCAGGGTTACTCGGCGTCGTTGTGGATCAGAGCGAAATCAAGGAAAAGCAACTGGAATACTGGATTGCTACAACTTACGATGGTGAAGTACCAGAAGGATTATCAAGCTTCACTATGCCTGCTTCCAAATGGAGTGTGTTTGAAGTAGAAGGCCCGATGCCGGAGAGTATGCAGCTTCTGTGGAAACGGATTATTTCGGAATGGTTTCCATCCAACCCTTATGAGCACGCATATATGCCGGAGCTGGAAGTATACCCGGGCCACAATCAACCGCCACAAATCTGGATACCGATTAAATAAATTTTAACCGTTTCAAACTCGATCATTGTAGCCCGTAAACACTCGGATAACCGAAGCTGTTTATGGGTTATTTGGTTATGATTAATCAGAGATTCGAAGTTGTACAGAGGATGTTCAAGCGTTGTTCATTTTATTGCAGCCAGGTAAACATGATATATTGGAATGAAGGTTAACAGTTATAAGAGGAGAATGAGGTAAACCGCAGGAGGCAGATATGTTATATGAGGACCTTTTTATTCAGACGATCATCAAACACGAGCAATTAATGCATGACCTGCGTAGAGTACGCAGTCTCCATTTGCCTCAAAGTTACATAGGTGCAGGATATATTCGTAATTATATCTGGGATGTTCTGCATGGATATGATCTTCGTGAACTTCATAGCGATATTGATGTTGTCTATTATGATGCGTCAGACCTGCGTGAGGAACGAGACATACAGTTGGAGTGTCAGCTTCGTGAGTTGACAGGCAATGCCAAGTGGTCGGTCAAAAATCAGGCGAGAATGCATCTGCGCAATGGCACAGTTCCTTATCATTCTACTGAAGATGCTCTTCGCTATTGGCCAGAAGTTGTGACTGCCATAGGCGTACAGCTGGATGAAGAAGATCGGGTGAATATCTGTGCTCCGCATGGTTTGCATGATCTGTATCATCTTATAGTCCGCAAAAGTCCGTTTTTCACGGATGCTGACTATTATAATCAGAGAGTACAGAAGAAGTGCTGGCAACAACAGTGGCTCAAACTAACGATAATAACAGACTGAAAGATAAGTGATATGAGGAAGTGCAGGTACAAGAAGGAGTGTCTACGGATTTGATAAAAAAGTTCTTACAAAAAAATGGACTGATCATTGATCTTGTCCTGTTGACATGTTTTGTGGCATTTCTGATCTTCTGGGGCCAAAGATTCCCAGTCATGTTATTCGGAATGATCACGGTGGCTTTTATCGTTCTAAGACGAATTGACTATCAGAAGCATGTTATTCTGAAACGGATTATCCTTACCGGATTTGGCGTGGTTGCCGTCTCTTTTGTCATTATTGAGGCACTTGTATTCACACAGCTTAGTGCGAATGATCCGGAAGAGGCGGACTACGTCATTATTCTGGGTTCAGGCATTCGGGGAACGGAATTATCATTGACTTTGAAGCAAAGGTTAGATGCCAGTCTGGACTACATTCGCAGTCACCCTCAGACACCGGTCATTGTATCGGGTGGGCAGGGACCTGGGGAATCGATTCCCGAAGCGCTCGCCATGAAAAACTATCTGATTGAACAGGGGGTTAACCCCACCCAAGTCATTATGGAAGATCGCTCCACAAGTACACAGGAGAATTTGGCTTTTTCCAAAAAAATCATTCAGGAATCCGGGTTGGAGCACCCGGAGATCATGATTGTCACCAGTGACTATCACATGTTCCGCTCCAAGTATATCGCTGCCAAGAACGGTTATGCGGCAGAATATGGCATATCAGCCCCATCACCGGGATATTTGAAGCCGGTCAATATGATCCGTGAATATTTTGCTACGATCAAAACATTTATTTAGTACACATGACAAAAAAACGGAAACAGGACGAAGCTGGAGATCTACGCTTCGTCCTGTTTGCATATAAGGATGTTATTGCTCCTTAACGATAGGTTATTTTTCTGAAGGAGCAGGTACAGCTTCGGTGACCTGGGCCTCAGAAGGAACGGCTACGATTTCAGGAGATTTACTCGTAAAAGGAACAGTGGCTGTTTCTACAACTTTAGCCTCAGAAGGTTTAGTAGTAGAAGGTACAGTAGCAGACGGAACTGGCACAGCTTCTGAAACTTCATCCTCAGGGATAGCCACGATTTCAGGCGTTTCGGAAGCAGCGGGAGCAGTTACAGATTCGGAAATTCCGACCTTGTCGGGAGAAGCTACGATCTTAGGAGTCTCAGATACGGAAGGAACAGGCACAGCTTCAGTAGCCTTGGCCTCTACTTTAACCGCATGGTTTGATGCCCATACTGCGGTGGACGTACTTACGCCTGTAATAAGCAGGAGGGCTCCCATACTTATCACCCAATGTTTCTTTTTCAGTTTCTTTACATTAAACATAATCATCAATCTCCTTTTTAATTGTTTGCCTTCACCCGACAGGGATGAACAAAATTGAGCAGGCATTTTTTTGGTTCCCGCCATCACATTTAAAATCGTCTCACCATATCGTCTTCGCTCTTCATGGGACATCTCTTTCACCACATCTTCATCACAGGCCAACTCGCTCCAGGTATGAATGTCCCGGCGAATCATATGAATCAGGGGATTGAACCAATGCAGGGCACTAACGCCCAAGGTCACAGCCTTGACCCACAGATCTTGATGTTTCAGATGTACCAACTCATGATGAATCACCATCTTGATGTCCATCTTTACCGTATTTTCGGGTGGAAGATATATTGTTGGTTTAAACAAGCCAACCAGTATAGGGCTTCGTACTAGGGTGCTGTGAGCAAGTGTGATATTACGTTTGAGACCCAAAGCCTCTTTGATTAATGGTAGCTGTATAGCTGCTTCACTATGACAGAGGACTGGCGTACGTGTACGAGATAATTCATTCAGAAATCTTTGATAACAGTACGCCTGCCATGCAGAAAAACCAATGACTCCAATGCCCCATACGCATAACAAGAACCAGGCTGTGGTTACCGAAATGGTTTGTTCCGGGATAAACGTTCCTGCAAGTACGCCCGAAGTTGCTGCATTCTCCGTACCCGTTATAGTTGATGTCGTTTGGAATGCAATATCCAAAAGCCATGAAAGGCCAAGAGATACCGGGAACAGATAAAACAAGAT
The window above is part of the Paenibacillus sp. 1781tsa1 genome. Proteins encoded here:
- a CDS encoding DUF1349 domain-containing protein translates to MTNLFEHCSGQTLSANLGWLNEPADWSIEDGKVTITVSPISDFFIDPAGEPVKASAPFLHTIVKGDFSIVTQVQVDMKEQYDSGCLMVRVDDTNWAKVCFEYFEEQPSILSVVTRGNSDDCVSAPVEVNKPYLRVARAGNSFAFHYSQDGEKWKLVRYFGLDCPEEIKVGIVAQSPIGQGTTVTFTDVQLHHGVTGSVRRVE
- a CDS encoding MFS transporter; this encodes MKKIIFPGIALIAVCYAFGRFSYGLFMPEISEALQLNDAASGAINSGTYIAYCLSLLTAPLLINRKGHHYVIQLAGISAVLGLTGIALSQNAWVLAFSVFLAGLSTGWASPALGNTVNAELAPDLQARGNSWINTGTSFGIVISGPLYWLFTDYWRLTYILFAVIGVVVLLWNRRVIPATKTLPCTKSLWTCMKPTRPGSALLMACLLTGVSSAIYWTFARNFLTDEKGASDSEAVLFWIVMGVMGILGGCAGRIIERIEIGWSYRIGILLLAISLGVILLPSMTASLISAIIFGSTYIFLTSVFIVWATRLFSPNVSIGISLAFLALGAGQFLGSSMAGYTIEVFSNTTAFLAFAVLGLFGLLIRVK
- a CDS encoding TetR/AcrR family transcriptional regulator, giving the protein MSSKKEMLLNVAEELFYLHGFHSIGLKRIITEAGIAIMTLYNHFESKDDLIVQVLLRREQRYLEQLRQYANNKEQPMFLNLAEGHATWLKEHESRGCLFLRAKEEFGGHVDHIIVQTVNAHKRHMRTLIQTLAPAASDRDLLRFSLLLEGSTALAETENVNDVCRELIHMTQTSFK
- a CDS encoding AraC family transcriptional regulator, with the protein product MNWINALQVAIQYMEDHLLENMTMEQIAAQANISPFHFQRTFALLTDVTVAEYIRRRRLTLAAHELLQSDHKIIDLAFKYGFDTPESFSKAFRRQHGIAPSEARKNSSSVQSYNRLVIQVSLKGAEPMKYKIVEHPEFTLVGVKQTFSYADGEHLQGIGKMWQEAWASGTEDRLFELNNGDIPGLLGVVVDQSEIKEKQLEYWIATTYDGEVPEGLSSFTMPASKWSVFEVEGPMPESMQLLWKRIISEWFPSNPYEHAYMPELEVYPGHNQPPQIWIPIK
- a CDS encoding nucleotidyltransferase family protein; amino-acid sequence: MLYEDLFIQTIIKHEQLMHDLRRVRSLHLPQSYIGAGYIRNYIWDVLHGYDLRELHSDIDVVYYDASDLREERDIQLECQLRELTGNAKWSVKNQARMHLRNGTVPYHSTEDALRYWPEVVTAIGVQLDEEDRVNICAPHGLHDLYHLIVRKSPFFTDADYYNQRVQKKCWQQQWLKLTIITD
- a CDS encoding YdcF family protein, which produces MIKKFLQKNGLIIDLVLLTCFVAFLIFWGQRFPVMLFGMITVAFIVLRRIDYQKHVILKRIILTGFGVVAVSFVIIEALVFTQLSANDPEEADYVIILGSGIRGTELSLTLKQRLDASLDYIRSHPQTPVIVSGGQGPGESIPEALAMKNYLIEQGVNPTQVIMEDRSTSTQENLAFSKKIIQESGLEHPEIMIVTSDYHMFRSKYIAAKNGYAAEYGISAPSPGYLKPVNMIREYFATIKTFI
- a CDS encoding M56 family metallopeptidase; translation: MMNIFFEILCSLTVAGSIVSVCILALRLIPVSVFPTKWLYRLGKLAILFYLFPVSLGLSWLLDIAFQTTSTITGTENAATSGVLAGTFIPEQTISVTTAWFLLCVWGIGVIGFSAWQAYCYQRFLNELSRTRTPVLCHSEAAIQLPLIKEALGLKRNITLAHSTLVRSPILVGLFKPTIYLPPENTVKMDIKMVIHHELVHLKHQDLWVKAVTLGVSALHWFNPLIHMIRRDIHTWSELACDEDVVKEMSHEERRRYGETILNVMAGTKKMPAQFCSSLSGEGKQLKRRLMIMFNVKKLKKKHWVISMGALLLITGVSTSTAVWASNHAVKVEAKATEAVPVPSVSETPKIVASPDKVGISESVTAPAASETPEIVAIPEDEVSEAVPVPSATVPSTTKPSEAKVVETATVPFTSKSPEIVAVPSEAQVTEAVPAPSEK